In Micromonospora sp. WMMD980, the following are encoded in one genomic region:
- a CDS encoding helix-turn-helix transcriptional regulator yields MIRVPLWELFAGELRRLRTEAGLTQEALAERVSYSASLVAAVEQCRRAPRAEFTERCDEVLDGGGLLVRIRDALVQEALMPWFREWVGIEQEAAALRSFEPLVVPGLMQTEEYVRALHEGASPLVGEALEQQVGARLARQAVLDRPAPPQFVAVLDHSVLTRPVGGPKVMREQLAHLVEMGRRPRVHLHLVPETVGAYPGLNGAFVLATPADGDDVGYLDNQLHGSIVERTVDINSLRQTWESVRAEAMPHGATLAAISEAAKRWS; encoded by the coding sequence ATGATCCGTGTGCCGTTGTGGGAACTCTTCGCCGGTGAGCTGCGGCGACTTCGCACCGAGGCCGGGCTGACCCAGGAGGCGCTGGCCGAGCGGGTGAGCTATTCGGCCTCGCTGGTGGCGGCCGTCGAGCAGTGCCGCCGCGCGCCGCGCGCCGAGTTCACCGAGCGCTGTGACGAGGTGCTCGACGGCGGCGGCCTGCTGGTCCGCATCCGGGACGCGCTGGTGCAGGAGGCGCTGATGCCGTGGTTCCGCGAGTGGGTGGGCATCGAGCAGGAGGCAGCCGCGCTGCGAAGCTTCGAGCCATTGGTGGTCCCCGGCCTGATGCAGACCGAGGAGTACGTCCGCGCACTGCACGAGGGCGCGAGCCCGCTCGTCGGCGAGGCGCTGGAACAGCAGGTGGGTGCCCGACTCGCCCGGCAGGCGGTGCTGGACCGGCCGGCGCCGCCGCAGTTCGTGGCGGTGCTCGACCACTCGGTGCTGACCCGTCCGGTCGGCGGGCCGAAGGTGATGCGCGAGCAGTTGGCGCACCTGGTCGAGATGGGGCGGCGGCCTCGGGTGCACCTGCATCTGGTGCCGGAAACGGTCGGTGCCTATCCGGGGCTCAACGGCGCGTTCGTGCTCGCCACCCCGGCGGACGGGGATGACGTCGGCTATCTGGATAACCAGTTGCACGGTTCCATCGTGGAGCGGACGGTGGACATAAACTCGCTGCGGCAGACCTGGGAGTCGGTCCGCGCGGAGGCGATGCCGCACGGGGCGACCCTGGCGGCGATCTCGGAGGCGGCGAAACGATGGAGCTGA